One genomic segment of Deltaproteobacteria bacterium includes these proteins:
- the gspE gene encoding type II secretion system ATPase GspE: MNNEIIDILRDRIGVDEEKIGKIQKLAEERGDSLPKRIKEEGILDEKTLLKALSMMLGLEVLERIPPSMIVPELVSPFSVTYLKQKKAIPLKNGERSSLIAVNDPYDYEAADYITDTLGEGFLETVLAPESEILRAINTAFEEGTQTAEQVLKDIDEEDSERIFAEIEETTDLLEDTSEAPVIKFVNLMLSKAVKSRASDIHIEPYQYDLKVRYRIDGLLYETFNPPKRLHPPITSRIKVMAGLNIAEKRVPQDGRIEIRIGDKNIDIRVSTLPTIFGERVVLRLLDKSAEIFQLHELGIPDEHLSDIRKLITLSHGIILVTGPTGSGKTTTLYAALSEINTPEKNIITIEDPVEYQISGIGQVHVNRKVGLTFANGLRTIVRQDPDVILVGEIRDLETAEIAIQAALTGHLVFSTLHTNDASSAVTRLIDMGIEPFLISSSVLAIIAQRLVRTICPYCKKPAKINGEYMKELNVAEEDLKRATLYAGEGCEKCMNTGYYGRTGIYEILKMSEGMKKTILTSSDANVIKKKAIREGMRTLRQDGAAKVLRGITRPEEVLRVTQV; the protein is encoded by the coding sequence ATGAACAACGAGATCATTGACATCCTCCGGGACCGGATCGGTGTTGATGAGGAAAAGATAGGAAAGATCCAAAAGCTGGCTGAAGAGAGAGGGGATTCCTTACCAAAACGGATAAAGGAAGAGGGGATCCTCGATGAAAAAACCCTTCTTAAGGCCCTTTCCATGATGCTCGGGCTCGAGGTTCTGGAACGGATTCCTCCTTCCATGATCGTCCCGGAGCTGGTCAGCCCCTTCTCCGTTACCTACCTGAAACAAAAAAAAGCCATCCCCCTGAAAAACGGGGAAAGGTCCTCCTTGATCGCCGTCAATGACCCTTACGATTATGAGGCCGCAGACTATATAACGGACACCCTTGGAGAAGGATTTCTCGAAACGGTTCTCGCCCCCGAATCCGAAATCCTGAGGGCCATAAATACGGCCTTCGAGGAAGGCACCCAAACGGCCGAGCAGGTCTTAAAAGACATCGATGAAGAAGACAGCGAGCGGATTTTTGCCGAAATTGAGGAAACCACGGATCTGCTCGAGGACACCTCCGAGGCCCCTGTTATCAAGTTCGTGAACTTGATGCTCTCAAAGGCCGTAAAAAGCCGGGCCAGCGATATCCACATCGAACCCTACCAGTACGATCTGAAGGTAAGATACCGCATCGACGGTCTGCTTTACGAAACCTTCAATCCACCGAAAAGACTCCACCCCCCGATTACTTCAAGGATCAAGGTCATGGCGGGCCTCAATATCGCCGAGAAAAGGGTCCCCCAAGATGGCAGAATCGAGATTCGGATCGGAGATAAGAATATCGACATAAGGGTCTCCACATTGCCGACCATTTTCGGGGAAAGAGTCGTCCTCCGGCTCCTGGACAAGAGCGCAGAAATCTTTCAGCTCCATGAACTCGGCATCCCCGACGAACACCTTTCAGACATAAGAAAACTGATCACCCTTTCCCACGGCATCATCCTGGTTACCGGGCCGACCGGCAGCGGAAAAACGACGACACTTTACGCAGCCCTCTCGGAGATCAACACCCCGGAAAAAAACATCATCACCATCGAGGACCCGGTTGAATATCAGATTTCGGGGATCGGCCAAGTCCACGTCAACCGGAAAGTGGGCCTCACCTTCGCAAACGGCCTGCGAACCATTGTTCGACAAGACCCTGACGTGATTCTCGTGGGTGAAATCAGGGACTTGGAAACCGCGGAAATCGCAATCCAGGCGGCCCTCACAGGCCATCTCGTTTTTTCAACCCTTCATACCAATGACGCCTCCTCAGCCGTCACCCGCCTGATTGACATGGGGATCGAACCCTTTTTAATCAGTTCTTCCGTCCTTGCCATCATCGCCCAGAGGTTGGTCAGGACCATCTGCCCTTACTGCAAAAAGCCGGCGAAAATAAACGGGGAATACATGAAGGAACTAAACGTGGCCGAAGAGGACCTGAAAAGGGCGACCCTTTACGCCGGTGAGGGATGCGAGAAGTGCATGAACACCGGGTATTACGGCAGGACCGGGATCTACGAAATTCTCAAGATGTCCGAAGGAATGAAAAAAACAATCCTTACAAGTTCCGACGCCAACGTAATCAAAAAAAAGGCGATCCGGGAAGGGATGCGGACCCTCCGGCAGGATGGTGCGGCCAAAGTTTTAAGAGGAATTACCAGGCCCGAGGAGGTATTAAGGGTCACCCAGGTCTGA
- a CDS encoding HEAT repeat domain-containing protein, whose amino-acid sequence METTSNHIQTQPKSRFKQRAQILAALALSLLVQGAYFFDLVRKQLQVIIERQTALESLKVLAVPGTNYLHHISTVDIFKSSLFYLFLLGIMFAVFLLVSLLIQSFRIRGLYLFLGYIGLVFLLLQDRIASSFLIVLGLSFLCFYLLTMNRSVTFSIKEIILLAILTSLVSGSLYYGSRHKFFLKARDLVLFDTSLGNRIATFYYNHSVLAASLLHPDQGIYMGLIFMDGLKEKRPVYLGQGVFLSGDKKVKEAADYQLVRENGGLYLVGRYGNRADIGELNAKDIEEAARNLFHMKGFLLLNRAALYFFPAGCLILCLAFLKFFSSSRILFSLVSVGAASVLAAFILIVSLTGTGTLKEDIKGIALSKDALAIAYHLFHQREIPSSYLPVIEKMTRSESISLRYWGAYLLGRLKQPSPNPKQLLALLKDPSLNVRYTAAQSLYRILGKKSLNPLIVGLLKDPSWYVRCKIFSIFLKAGMIPSPA is encoded by the coding sequence ATGGAAACCACGTCCAACCATATCCAGACACAGCCCAAATCGAGATTCAAGCAGAGGGCTCAAATCCTAGCGGCCCTTGCCCTGTCTCTTCTCGTCCAAGGGGCTTACTTTTTCGATCTTGTAAGGAAACAACTGCAAGTCATTATAGAACGGCAGACAGCCCTTGAAAGCCTCAAGGTTCTTGCGGTTCCAGGAACGAATTATCTCCATCATATAAGCACGGTGGATATTTTCAAAAGTTCCCTGTTCTACCTTTTCCTCCTGGGGATAATGTTCGCGGTGTTCTTGTTGGTATCCCTTCTTATTCAGTCATTTCGGATTCGGGGGCTATATCTGTTCCTGGGGTATATTGGTCTTGTCTTCCTGCTTCTCCAGGACAGGATAGCCTCGTCCTTTCTCATCGTTTTGGGACTGTCCTTCCTGTGCTTCTATCTCCTCACGATGAATCGTTCGGTTACTTTTTCAATAAAGGAGATTATTCTCCTGGCAATCCTCACATCTTTGGTATCCGGGTCCCTCTATTACGGTTCAAGGCACAAGTTTTTCCTCAAGGCCAGGGATCTCGTGCTGTTTGATACCTCCCTGGGCAACCGGATCGCGACATTCTATTACAACCATTCGGTCCTCGCGGCCAGTCTCCTCCATCCTGATCAGGGCATATACATGGGTCTTATTTTCATGGATGGATTAAAAGAGAAGCGGCCGGTGTATCTCGGACAAGGGGTATTCCTGAGCGGTGACAAAAAGGTGAAAGAAGCCGCCGACTATCAACTTGTCAGGGAGAACGGCGGCCTGTATCTTGTCGGCCGGTACGGAAATCGAGCCGACATAGGCGAGCTGAACGCGAAAGACATCGAAGAGGCGGCAAGAAACCTTTTCCACATGAAGGGTTTTTTACTGTTAAATCGTGCCGCCTTGTATTTTTTTCCCGCCGGGTGCCTGATCCTGTGTCTTGCCTTCTTAAAATTCTTCTCCTCAAGCAGGATTCTCTTTTCTCTTGTGAGTGTCGGAGCAGCTTCCGTCCTGGCGGCTTTCATCTTGATAGTCAGCCTCACGGGAACCGGCACCCTTAAGGAAGATATTAAAGGGATTGCCCTTTCCAAAGACGCCCTGGCCATCGCCTATCACCTTTTTCATCAACGTGAGATTCCCTCCTCATACTTACCCGTTATTGAAAAAATGACACGGTCGGAATCCATTTCATTGAGGTACTGGGGTGCCTATCTCTTGGGAAGACTTAAACAGCCCTCCCCCAACCCAAAACAACTGCTCGCCCTCTTAAAAGACCCCAGCCTGAATGTTCGCTATACCGCCGCCCAATCCCTATACCGCATCCTGGGAAAGAAAAGTTTAAATCCCTTGATCGTCGGTCTGCTCAAAGATCCCAGTTGGTATGTACGATGCAAAATATTTTCCATATTTCTGAAAGCTGGCATGATCCCCTCCCCGGCCTGA
- a CDS encoding CPBP family intramembrane metalloprotease, translated as MQNIFHISESWHDPLPGLNRTLLLVVFVLSIECLAFFLRNTIPLSPLFLMGIVRLIDIVILFYFGAWTFQIVQSTAVLLLKGLFSAFFLALAGFLFMYAWKSYFNSSMLKIDPHYFRPGGIRTSAFFLTACLLSPTAEELFFRGLIYRRLRAHLGIGISMAAVTLLFIGLHFIFSRQIIIPLLGSLVFCLGYEVHKSIFTPLFLHIFGNLLIYLSPLIPFI; from the coding sequence ATGCAAAATATTTTCCATATTTCTGAAAGCTGGCATGATCCCCTCCCCGGCCTGAACCGCACACTGTTGCTCGTTGTTTTTGTTCTCTCAATCGAATGCCTGGCTTTTTTCCTGAGGAACACGATTCCCCTCTCCCCCTTGTTTCTTATGGGAATCGTAAGACTTATCGATATCGTCATTCTTTTCTACTTCGGGGCCTGGACCTTCCAAATAGTCCAATCGACAGCCGTACTTTTGCTTAAGGGTCTGTTTTCAGCATTTTTCCTGGCCCTTGCCGGATTCCTGTTCATGTATGCCTGGAAATCCTATTTCAATAGCTCCATGTTGAAAATCGACCCGCACTACTTCCGCCCTGGAGGCATTCGTACCTCCGCCTTTTTCCTCACGGCCTGCCTTCTCTCCCCAACGGCCGAAGAACTCTTCTTCCGGGGCCTGATTTACAGGAGGCTCCGGGCCCATTTGGGCATAGGGATTTCCATGGCGGCAGTGACACTGCTTTTCATAGGCCTCCACTTCATCTTTTCGCGACAAATCATCATTCCCTTGCTGGGAAGCCTTGTTTTTTGTCTGGGGTACGAGGTCCACAAGTCAATCTTCACTCCCCTCTTTCTCCACATTTTCGGCAATCTCTTGATTTATCTATCTCCATTGATCCCTTTCATCTGA
- the hisB gene encoding imidazoleglycerol-phosphate dehydratase HisB, with product MEKRKREAAVSRKTKETDIRLKLCIDGEGKAEIDTSIPFMDHMLNLMATHGFFDLEIKARGDTEIDDHHTLEDIGICLGMAFSRALDDRKGIWRYGSAVIPMDDALARVVVDCSNRPYLAYRVPTNLGKTGNFDIRLLKEFLRAFANHSGMTIHVDLLAGEDPHHISEAIFKGFGRALDSALAVENRLQGMIPSTKGLL from the coding sequence ATGGAAAAAAGAAAAAGAGAAGCTGCCGTTTCCAGGAAAACCAAAGAGACCGATATCCGCCTGAAACTTTGCATTGACGGGGAGGGCAAGGCGGAGATCGATACGAGTATTCCTTTCATGGATCATATGCTGAATCTCATGGCAACCCATGGTTTCTTTGATCTTGAAATCAAAGCGAGGGGAGATACCGAGATCGATGACCACCACACCCTTGAAGATATCGGCATCTGCCTGGGTATGGCATTCTCCCGGGCCCTGGATGACAGGAAGGGGATTTGGAGATACGGTTCCGCCGTTATCCCGATGGATGATGCCTTGGCCCGGGTGGTTGTCGACTGCTCGAATCGTCCTTATCTGGCATACCGTGTACCGACAAACCTTGGAAAAACGGGCAATTTCGATATCCGCCTCTTAAAAGAATTTTTGAGGGCGTTTGCCAATCACTCGGGGATGACCATCCATGTGGACCTTCTTGCCGGAGAGGATCCCCATCATATCTCAGAGGCCATTTTCAAAGGGTTCGGCCGGGCCCTGGACAGTGCCCTGGCGGTGGAAAATCGGTTGCAGGGAATGATTCCCTCGACCAAGGGGCTGCTTTAA